In Arsenicicoccus sp. oral taxon 190, the following are encoded in one genomic region:
- a CDS encoding SURF1 family cytochrome oxidase biogenesis protein, translating to MIRTLLQPRWLKLLAAAFVFLLACIWLGQWQLGRYEHKQAKVHAIDRNYSAAPAPLRTLLPTPQTGVSDATLWRQVTMTGTYDGSAPLLVRNRPRDGRRGYEVVWPLRLPDGTAILVDRGWLSAGEGAAAQLPTVPPAPKGQVQVTGWLRWGETDLAKSPARGQLASINYTIAQEQVDAPLNHAYVVLGSEGAVTAGDASTGLAAPPGPDRDEGWNNVSYFGQWWLFGLVAIGMVVYAARREHLEGAAAAAGPGGESDGAHSAHSAHSAGSARSGRSVGSTRSARPKKPKKVRIWDEEDE from the coding sequence GTGATCCGTACCCTCCTCCAGCCGCGGTGGCTCAAGCTGCTCGCCGCGGCCTTCGTGTTCCTGCTCGCCTGTATCTGGCTGGGGCAGTGGCAGCTCGGCCGCTACGAGCACAAGCAGGCCAAGGTCCACGCGATCGACCGCAACTACAGCGCCGCCCCGGCACCGCTGCGGACCCTGCTGCCGACGCCGCAGACCGGGGTGAGCGACGCGACCCTGTGGCGCCAGGTCACCATGACCGGCACGTATGACGGGTCCGCCCCGCTGCTCGTCCGCAACCGGCCCCGCGACGGCCGGCGGGGCTATGAGGTGGTGTGGCCGCTGCGGCTGCCCGACGGGACGGCGATCCTCGTGGACCGCGGGTGGCTCTCGGCCGGTGAGGGGGCCGCGGCGCAGCTGCCGACCGTGCCGCCCGCGCCGAAGGGGCAGGTCCAGGTCACCGGCTGGCTGCGGTGGGGCGAGACCGACCTCGCCAAGTCCCCGGCCCGGGGCCAGCTCGCCTCCATCAACTACACGATCGCCCAGGAGCAGGTCGACGCGCCCCTCAACCACGCGTATGTCGTCCTCGGCTCCGAGGGCGCGGTCACGGCCGGGGACGCGTCGACCGGGCTGGCCGCCCCGCCCGGGCCCGACCGGGACGAGGGCTGGAACAACGTCTCGTACTTCGGGCAGTGGTGGCTCTTCGGGCTGGTCGCCATCGGGATGGTGGTGTACGCGGCGCGCCGGGAGCACCTGGAGGGCGCGGCTGCGGCGGCCGGCCCCGGCGGCGAGAGCGACGGTGCTCACTCGGCTCACTCGGCTCACTCGGCTGGCTCGGCTCGCTCGGGTCGCTCGGTCGGCTCGACTCGCTCGGCCCGCCCGAAGAAGCCGAAGAAGGTCCGGATCTGGGACGAGGAGGACGAATGA
- a CDS encoding tetratricopeptide repeat protein: MTDAAAPITVLEVRVLEGPNLYFTRPAIKVVLAVPGILGLRRPQARRLAARLGLRLADPGRAHTLERQQVALRLARRLVRRLAAGAGIRGLSTKTRAGSRPDEIVVAFPWQRRGRGRALAEALGPVLAALLSEDEDAAREALDEAVDRIAAADPGDRPATLTPKVPVASITGTNGKTTTTRLVAHMAMTAGLRTGWSSTSGVFVQGEVVEEGDYSGPAGAAAVLGAPGVQMAILETARGGMLLKGMGVTHNDVSVVTNVTADHLGLHGVDTVDQLAEVKAIVTKVTRPGGWAVLNGDDPRVWSMRTGTEAQPWVFSLDPSSPALREAIDDSGRGITVLDDGIAVLDHDGAVDRLVPLLDVPMTMAGLSRHNTANALAAAATALALGVPRDAVVEGLRTFTPDGEHNPGRLNCYTVRTPSGGTATVILDMAHNEDGMQALIDVSRGLTRPGGRFHLGLGTGGDRTDEILEAMGAMAGAQADVVHVVHKTHYLRNRTMEDLEQHLRIGLSRVGVGEVDSYASELDGLQGILAQAGNGDVVAVMTHADWPLLHGWLLEQGARPDTAATIRAKVRRARGEHEHDEVLRALRTDTARPVGERLAQVEELLSGAPEDGRLVFEVGAYRNELDDEQGAIELFRQARDAGLDEPWRTRSRISEASALRRQGRAAEALALLDAVDPRRQDSGAYAAFRALAQIDAGRPQAAVADLIDAVLRRAGTDDDDYYRDGLHRRVELMREQAADDPSHG; the protein is encoded by the coding sequence ATGACTGACGCAGCGGCGCCGATCACGGTGCTGGAGGTCCGGGTCCTGGAGGGCCCCAACCTCTACTTCACGCGCCCGGCGATCAAGGTGGTCCTCGCCGTCCCGGGGATCCTGGGGCTGCGCCGCCCCCAGGCCCGCCGGCTCGCGGCGCGGCTCGGGCTGCGCCTCGCTGACCCCGGCCGCGCCCACACCCTGGAGCGGCAGCAGGTGGCGCTGCGCCTCGCGCGACGGCTGGTGCGCCGGCTCGCGGCGGGCGCCGGCATACGCGGCCTGTCCACCAAGACCCGGGCCGGCAGCCGACCCGACGAGATCGTGGTCGCCTTCCCGTGGCAGCGCCGCGGCCGGGGGCGAGCCCTCGCAGAGGCGCTCGGGCCGGTGCTGGCGGCGCTGCTGTCCGAGGACGAGGACGCCGCCCGCGAGGCGCTGGACGAGGCGGTCGACCGGATCGCCGCGGCCGACCCCGGCGACCGTCCCGCCACGCTCACCCCCAAGGTCCCCGTCGCCTCCATCACCGGCACCAACGGCAAAACCACCACCACCCGCCTCGTCGCGCACATGGCCATGACGGCCGGGCTGCGCACCGGCTGGTCGAGCACCTCCGGGGTCTTCGTGCAGGGCGAGGTGGTGGAGGAGGGCGACTACTCGGGCCCGGCCGGCGCCGCCGCGGTGCTCGGCGCCCCCGGGGTGCAGATGGCGATCCTGGAGACCGCCCGCGGCGGGATGCTGCTCAAGGGCATGGGGGTGACCCACAACGACGTCTCCGTCGTCACCAACGTCACCGCCGACCACCTCGGGCTGCACGGCGTCGACACCGTCGACCAGCTCGCCGAGGTCAAGGCCATCGTCACCAAGGTCACCCGGCCCGGCGGCTGGGCGGTGCTCAACGGCGACGACCCGCGGGTGTGGTCCATGCGCACCGGCACCGAGGCCCAGCCCTGGGTCTTCAGCCTCGACCCGTCCTCGCCGGCGCTGCGCGAGGCCATCGACGACAGCGGCCGCGGCATCACCGTCCTCGACGACGGGATCGCGGTGCTCGACCACGACGGCGCCGTGGACCGGCTGGTCCCGCTCCTCGACGTCCCCATGACGATGGCCGGCCTGTCGCGGCACAACACCGCCAACGCCCTCGCCGCCGCGGCGACCGCGCTGGCGCTCGGTGTCCCCCGGGACGCCGTCGTCGAGGGTCTGCGCACCTTCACCCCCGACGGCGAGCACAACCCCGGCCGGCTCAACTGCTACACCGTCCGCACCCCGAGCGGCGGCACCGCGACCGTCATCCTCGACATGGCCCACAACGAGGACGGCATGCAGGCGCTCATCGACGTCTCGCGGGGGCTGACCCGGCCCGGCGGCCGCTTCCACCTCGGTCTCGGCACCGGCGGGGACCGCACCGACGAGATCCTCGAGGCCATGGGCGCCATGGCCGGCGCGCAGGCCGACGTGGTCCACGTGGTCCACAAGACCCACTACCTGCGCAACCGCACCATGGAGGACCTCGAGCAGCACCTGCGCATCGGGCTGTCCCGGGTCGGCGTGGGCGAGGTCGACTCCTACGCCAGCGAGCTCGACGGCCTCCAGGGCATCCTCGCCCAGGCGGGCAACGGCGACGTGGTCGCGGTCATGACCCACGCCGACTGGCCGCTGCTGCACGGGTGGCTGCTCGAGCAGGGCGCGCGACCCGACACCGCCGCCACGATCCGCGCCAAGGTGCGCCGGGCCCGCGGCGAGCACGAGCACGACGAGGTGCTGCGCGCCCTGCGCACCGACACGGCCCGCCCGGTCGGCGAGCGCCTCGCCCAGGTGGAGGAGCTGCTGTCGGGGGCGCCCGAGGACGGCCGGCTCGTCTTCGAGGTCGGCGCCTACCGCAACGAGCTGGACGACGAGCAGGGCGCGATCGAGCTCTTTCGCCAGGCCCGCGACGCCGGGCTCGACGAGCCCTGGCGCACCCGCTCCCGGATCAGCGAGGCCTCCGCGCTGCGCCGCCAGGGTCGCGCCGCGGAGGCGCTGGCGCTGCTGGACGCGGTCGACCCACGCCGCCAGGACAGCGGTGCGTATGCCGCCTTCCGCGCGCTCGCGCAGATCGACGCCGGGCGGCCGCAGGCAGCCGTGGCGGACCTCATCGACGCGGTGCTGCGCCGCGCCGGGACCGACGACGACGACTACTACCGCGACGGCCTGCACCGCCGCGTGGAGCTCATGCGCGAGCAGGCTGCCGACGACCCCTCGCACGGGTAG
- the fabG gene encoding 3-oxoacyl-ACP reductase FabG, which produces MTDQREPRTVLVTGGNRGIGLAIARAFVAQGDKVVVTSRSGEAPEGLQAVQGDVTSTESVDAAFTAAEELLGGPVEIVVANAGITKDTLLMRMSDDDFDQVVDTNLAGAFRCARRASKGMIRLRRGRLIFVSSVVGLYGSPGQANYAASKAGLVGLARSITRELGGRGITANVVAPGFVETDMTAVLPEDTVAGYRKAIPAGRLGSADEIAAAVTFLASPGASYISGAVIPVDGGLGMGH; this is translated from the coding sequence ATGACCGACCAGCGCGAGCCCCGGACCGTCCTCGTCACCGGAGGCAACCGCGGCATCGGCCTCGCCATCGCCCGTGCGTTCGTGGCGCAGGGCGACAAGGTGGTCGTCACGAGCCGCTCCGGCGAGGCGCCCGAGGGGCTGCAGGCGGTCCAGGGCGACGTCACGTCCACCGAGTCCGTGGATGCGGCATTCACCGCGGCGGAGGAGCTGCTGGGCGGGCCCGTCGAGATCGTCGTCGCCAACGCCGGCATCACCAAGGACACCCTGCTCATGCGCATGAGCGACGACGACTTCGACCAGGTCGTCGACACCAACCTCGCCGGCGCCTTCCGCTGCGCCCGCCGGGCCTCCAAGGGCATGATCCGGCTGCGCCGGGGCCGGTTGATCTTCGTCTCCAGCGTCGTCGGGCTCTACGGCAGCCCCGGGCAGGCCAACTACGCCGCCTCCAAGGCCGGGCTCGTCGGCCTGGCCCGCTCCATCACCCGCGAGCTGGGCGGGCGCGGCATCACCGCCAACGTCGTCGCGCCCGGCTTCGTCGAGACCGACATGACCGCCGTGCTGCCCGAGGACACCGTCGCCGGCTACCGCAAGGCCATCCCGGCCGGGCGCCTCGGCTCGGCCGACGAGATCGCCGCCGCCGTCACCTTCCTGGCCTCGCCCGGCGCGTCCTACATCTCCGGCGCCGTGATCCCGGTCGACGGCGGCCTGGGCATGGGCCACTGA
- the fabI gene encoding enoyl-ACP reductase FabI has translation MGMLDGKKLLVTGVLMDSSIAFHVARIAQEEGAEVILTSFGRTMKITQTIAKRLPHTPPVIELDVADQSHLDSLAERLGEHTDRIDGVLHSIGFAPQGAFSFLDATWEDVSTALQVSAYSLKSLAVAVAPLMGEGGSIVGLTFDAKFAWPVYDWMGVAKAAFESTNRYLARDLGPRGVRCNLVAAGPIRTTAAKSIPGFEQFERVWDDRAPLGWDVKDAEPAAKACAVLLSDWFPATTGEIVHVDGGVHAMGQ, from the coding sequence ATGGGCATGCTCGACGGCAAGAAGCTCCTCGTCACCGGAGTCCTGATGGACTCCTCGATCGCCTTCCACGTCGCGCGGATCGCGCAGGAGGAGGGCGCCGAGGTGATCCTCACCAGCTTCGGACGCACCATGAAGATCACCCAGACCATCGCCAAGCGGCTGCCGCACACCCCGCCGGTCATCGAGCTCGACGTCGCCGACCAGTCCCACCTGGACAGCCTCGCCGAGCGGCTGGGGGAGCACACCGACCGGATCGACGGGGTGCTGCACTCCATCGGCTTCGCGCCGCAGGGGGCCTTCAGCTTCCTCGACGCGACGTGGGAGGACGTGTCCACGGCGCTGCAGGTCTCGGCCTACTCGCTCAAGTCGCTGGCCGTGGCCGTCGCCCCGCTGATGGGCGAGGGCGGCTCGATCGTCGGTCTCACCTTCGACGCGAAGTTCGCCTGGCCCGTCTACGACTGGATGGGCGTCGCCAAGGCGGCCTTCGAGTCCACCAACCGCTACCTCGCGCGCGACCTGGGCCCGCGGGGGGTGCGCTGCAACCTCGTCGCGGCGGGCCCGATCCGCACGACCGCGGCCAAGTCGATCCCGGGCTTCGAGCAGTTCGAGCGCGTGTGGGACGACCGGGCGCCCCTCGGCTGGGACGTCAAGGACGCCGAGCCCGCGGCCAAGGCGTGCGCGGTGCTGCTGTCCGACTGGTTCCCCGCCACGACGGGCGAGATCGTCCACGTCGATGGCGGCGTCCACGCGATGGGTCAGTGA
- a CDS encoding ABC-F family ATP-binding cassette domain-containing protein, translating into MSHPLHAASVGDADHLRVDGLSWSYPDRRVLTDVSFVVSAGEVACLIGENGSGKSTLLRVVAGLAAPDSGSVSVPGTAGLYHQEPPYDLDLSVAGVLADATAPVRALVAQVEREGEAMADGDPGAGARLDAALEAARRHHAWELDHRVDRVVAGLGIGHLPRQRPVRELSGGQTSRLSLAWLLLRSPDTLLLDEPTNHLDAAATELLVELLRGWTGPVLLASHDRAFLDEVGTTPLDLDPAPAPHAAVAHDVASPGSGFGVTRFGGGYTGYLQHRIEEWQRWSRRYRDEQLELRRLRSRVQEDQRVGHPERGPRTEARGAKKFYSDRNATVVARRVNDAATALQRLEREQVRRPPARLRFTGFGDVSETRQRVDAPRGGGPVLTATGVAVQGRLAGTDLALGAGDRLLVTGPNGSGKSTLLAVLAGTLPPDHGTVVRQPRLTTGLLTQEPAPVADLGMSVRDAYRAAVGATTAERVPLGTFGLLAGRDHERPVGALSVGQRRRLDLAVVLADPPQLLLLDEPSNHLSLLLVTELERALPDYPGAVVVASHDRWLDQGWAGRRLRLQGDPREAAGAASYEPGH; encoded by the coding sequence GTGTCACACCCCCTCCACGCCGCCTCCGTCGGCGACGCCGACCACCTGCGGGTGGACGGCCTGTCCTGGTCCTACCCGGACCGGCGCGTCCTCACCGACGTCTCCTTCGTGGTGAGCGCGGGCGAGGTCGCCTGCCTCATCGGGGAGAACGGCTCCGGCAAGTCGACGCTGCTGCGGGTCGTCGCCGGGCTGGCCGCCCCGGACTCCGGCAGCGTCAGCGTCCCCGGCACGGCCGGCCTCTACCACCAGGAACCGCCGTACGACCTCGACCTGAGCGTGGCGGGAGTCCTCGCCGACGCGACCGCCCCCGTCCGCGCCCTCGTGGCCCAGGTGGAGCGCGAGGGCGAGGCGATGGCCGACGGCGACCCGGGCGCCGGTGCCCGGCTCGACGCGGCGCTGGAGGCGGCCCGGCGGCACCACGCGTGGGAGCTGGACCACCGCGTCGACCGGGTCGTGGCGGGTCTCGGGATCGGCCACCTGCCGCGTCAACGGCCGGTCCGCGAGCTGTCCGGCGGCCAGACCTCCCGCTTGTCGCTGGCCTGGCTACTGCTGCGCTCGCCCGACACGCTGCTGCTCGACGAACCCACCAATCACCTGGACGCCGCCGCGACCGAGCTGCTCGTCGAGCTGCTGCGCGGGTGGACCGGGCCGGTGCTGCTCGCCAGCCACGACCGCGCCTTCCTCGACGAGGTGGGCACGACCCCGCTCGACCTCGACCCGGCCCCGGCACCGCACGCGGCGGTGGCGCACGACGTGGCCTCACCCGGGTCGGGCTTCGGGGTCACGAGGTTCGGGGGCGGCTACACCGGCTACCTGCAGCACCGGATCGAGGAGTGGCAGCGGTGGTCGCGCCGCTACCGCGACGAGCAGCTGGAGCTGCGCCGGCTGCGCTCGCGGGTCCAGGAGGACCAGCGGGTGGGGCACCCCGAGCGGGGCCCGCGCACCGAGGCTCGCGGGGCGAAGAAGTTCTACTCCGACCGCAACGCCACCGTGGTGGCCCGCCGGGTCAACGACGCCGCCACGGCGCTGCAGCGGCTCGAGCGGGAGCAGGTGCGCCGACCGCCGGCACGGTTGCGCTTCACCGGTTTTGGTGACGTCAGCGAGACGCGGCAGCGGGTCGACGCGCCGCGGGGCGGCGGGCCGGTGCTGACCGCCACGGGCGTCGCCGTCCAGGGGCGCCTGGCCGGCACCGACCTCGCGCTCGGCGCCGGGGACCGGCTGCTCGTCACCGGGCCCAACGGCTCCGGCAAGTCCACGCTCCTCGCGGTCCTCGCGGGCACGCTGCCGCCGGACCACGGCACCGTCGTGCGCCAGCCGCGCCTCACCACCGGCCTGCTCACCCAGGAGCCGGCGCCGGTGGCGGACCTGGGCATGAGCGTGCGAGACGCCTACCGGGCCGCGGTCGGCGCCACCACGGCCGAGCGGGTGCCGCTCGGGACCTTCGGCCTGCTCGCCGGGCGCGACCACGAGCGGCCGGTGGGCGCGCTCAGCGTCGGCCAACGCCGCCGGCTGGACCTCGCGGTGGTGCTGGCGGACCCGCCGCAGCTGCTGCTGCTCGACGAGCCCAGCAACCACCTGTCGCTGCTGCTCGTCACCGAGCTGGAGCGGGCGCTGCCGGACTACCCCGGAGCCGTGGTGGTCGCGAGCCACGACCGGTGGCTCGACCAGGGGTGGGCGGGACGACGCCTGCGCCTGCAGGGGGATCCCCGCGAGGCGGCAGGCGCGGCGTCATACGAGCCGGGTCACTGA
- the moaA gene encoding GTP 3',8-cyclase MoaA, with protein MTTLPDPRVRPALVDGFGRVARDLRVSVTDRCNLRCTYCMPAEGLPWMPKPEMLTDDELVRLVRLFVELGVTKVRLTGGEPLLRRSIVDVVRRIAALDPRPQIAMTTNGVGLARIAADLAEAGLDRVNVSLDTIDEQVFRDLTRRDRLADVEAGMSAAAAAGLTPVKVNAVAMRGINDGGVADVLGWCLDRGYALRFIEQMPLDAQHGWERAQMVTADELLDRLSGRFELRARPETARGSAPAELYDVVGYQDLSGQQATVGIIASVTRPFCGDCDRTRLTADGQVRNCLFSVTETDLRGPLREGASDDDLKALITGEMRVKRRGHGIGDPDFEQPDRPMSAIGG; from the coding sequence ATGACGACTCTCCCGGATCCCCGCGTGCGCCCGGCGCTCGTCGACGGATTCGGCCGCGTGGCACGGGATCTGCGGGTGTCGGTGACCGACCGGTGCAACCTGCGCTGCACCTACTGCATGCCCGCCGAGGGGCTGCCGTGGATGCCCAAGCCCGAGATGCTCACCGACGACGAGCTGGTCCGGCTGGTGCGGCTCTTCGTCGAGCTGGGGGTCACCAAGGTGCGTCTGACCGGCGGCGAGCCGCTGCTGCGCCGCTCCATCGTGGACGTGGTGCGCCGCATCGCCGCCCTCGACCCGCGCCCGCAGATCGCCATGACCACCAACGGGGTCGGCCTCGCGCGCATCGCCGCCGACCTCGCCGAGGCCGGCCTGGACCGGGTCAACGTCAGCCTGGACACGATCGACGAGCAGGTCTTCCGCGACCTCACCCGGCGCGACCGGCTGGCCGACGTCGAGGCCGGTATGTCGGCGGCTGCCGCCGCGGGCCTGACGCCCGTCAAGGTCAACGCCGTCGCCATGCGCGGCATCAACGACGGGGGCGTCGCGGACGTGCTGGGCTGGTGCCTGGACCGGGGCTACGCGCTGCGGTTCATCGAGCAGATGCCGCTGGACGCCCAGCACGGGTGGGAGCGGGCGCAGATGGTGACGGCCGACGAGCTGCTGGACCGGCTGTCGGGGCGGTTCGAGCTGCGGGCGCGCCCGGAGACGGCCCGGGGGAGCGCCCCCGCCGAGCTGTACGACGTGGTCGGCTACCAGGACCTGTCGGGGCAGCAGGCGACCGTCGGGATCATCGCCAGCGTGACGCGGCCGTTCTGCGGCGACTGCGACCGCACCCGGCTCACGGCTGACGGGCAGGTGCGCAACTGCCTCTTCTCGGTGACCGAGACCGACCTGCGCGGCCCGCTGCGGGAAGGGGCGTCCGACGACGACCTCAAGGCGCTGATCACCGGTGAGATGCGGGTCAAGCGGCGCGGCCACGGCATCGGCGACCCCGACTTCGAGCAGCCGGACCGGCCGATGTCCGCCATCGGCGGCTGA
- a CDS encoding DUF3099 domain-containing protein — MSSNESPTPAVHTVTTAPRSLAEDQAMRTKRYLVSMSIRTLCFVLLVVVDHPVRWLFLVAAAVLPYFAVVLANAVDHRSETEMTPLDHRRSLRAATPADREPLEGRVIEAPPTQRDQHV; from the coding sequence GTGTCCAGCAACGAGTCCCCGACGCCGGCGGTCCACACCGTCACCACGGCGCCGCGCTCGCTGGCCGAGGACCAGGCGATGCGCACCAAGCGCTATCTCGTCTCCATGAGCATCCGCACCCTGTGCTTCGTCCTGCTGGTCGTGGTGGACCACCCGGTGCGCTGGCTCTTCCTCGTGGCGGCCGCGGTGCTGCCCTACTTCGCCGTCGTCCTGGCCAACGCGGTGGACCACCGCTCCGAGACCGAGATGACGCCGCTCGACCACCGGCGGTCGCTGCGCGCGGCGACCCCGGCCGACCGCGAGCCCCTCGAGGGGCGGGTCATCGAGGCCCCTCCCACCCAGCGGGACCAGCACGTATGA
- the cphA gene encoding cyanophycin synthetase produces MDRARPTPSAPARPDLKVLTQRVYRGPNVWSYAQAIHLVVDLGVLEEYPTDLLPGFTERLVEALPGLQRHTCSIGTPGGFVQRMQDGTWLGHVAEHVALQLQQEAGHDLRRGKTRSVRGKPGQYNVILGYLDETVALAACELAVRLVNDLVEHDEAFDFEAELDAFLRLAQRQAFGPSTMAILEEAVSRDIPWQRLNRGSLVQLGQGVHAKRFRATMTSLTSALAVDIASDKDLTGQLLASAGLPVPRSELVRDVDAAVSAARRIGFPVVVKPLDGNHGRGVCLDLRDEQAVRDSFETAREQSRRGHVLVESFVTGKDYRCLIIGGRMQAIAERVPAHVVGDGRHTVSELVAITNDDPRRGIGHEKVLTKITVDDAAVALVRAQGHELDSVVPAGEMVKLALTANMSTGGISIDRTFDAHPDNVDIAEEAAQLIGLDVAGIDFICPDITEPVRETGGAICEVNAAPGFRMHTHPTEGEPQFIAKPVVDLLFPPGAPSRVPIIAVTGTNGKTTTSRMISHIFKGLGRKVGMTSTDGVVIDERLVIKADASGPRSARMVLQNPRVDLAVMEVARGGIIREGLGYDRNDVAVVTNVASDHLGLKGIDTLEQLAAVKRVVVEAVPRSGYAVLNADDEHVRAMRRRCSGSIVWFSLKAPGTPERTMIDEHCRRGGRAVVLEETERGEMIVIRQGRRSMQLAFTHLLPSTFEGTARMNVANALAAAGAAFALGAPLQDIRQGLRTFTTSYYLSPGRMNLLAVDGVQIIVDYCHNAAGMRMLGDFAQRFADRQEQRGAGGAVRRIGMVATAGDRRDEDIAELGAVAAEYFDTILVRDDANLRGRKPGEQAQHLRHGIQQAQAAGTARCTDDEVVLDELEATRRALELARPGDLVVLCVDKHARVMEYLEQRTKVATPRGDNEQDGPAFDPDFVREDDAAVAGGPAVVEHA; encoded by the coding sequence ATGGATCGCGCCCGCCCCACCCCCTCGGCGCCCGCCCGCCCCGACCTGAAGGTCCTGACGCAGCGGGTCTACCGAGGACCCAACGTGTGGTCCTACGCGCAGGCGATCCACCTGGTCGTCGACCTCGGCGTCCTCGAGGAGTACCCCACCGACCTGCTGCCCGGCTTCACCGAGCGGCTCGTCGAGGCGCTGCCGGGGCTGCAGCGCCACACCTGCTCGATCGGCACGCCGGGCGGGTTCGTGCAGCGGATGCAGGACGGCACCTGGCTCGGGCACGTCGCCGAGCACGTCGCGCTGCAGCTGCAGCAGGAGGCGGGCCACGACCTGCGCCGCGGCAAGACGCGCTCCGTCCGCGGCAAGCCGGGGCAGTACAACGTGATCCTCGGCTACCTCGACGAGACCGTCGCGCTGGCCGCCTGCGAGCTCGCCGTCCGGCTCGTCAACGACCTGGTCGAGCACGACGAGGCCTTCGACTTCGAGGCCGAGCTGGACGCCTTCCTGCGGCTCGCGCAGCGGCAGGCCTTCGGGCCCTCCACCATGGCGATCCTCGAGGAGGCCGTGAGCCGCGACATCCCCTGGCAGCGGCTCAACCGCGGCTCGCTGGTGCAGCTGGGCCAGGGCGTGCACGCCAAGAGGTTCCGGGCCACCATGACCTCGCTGACGAGCGCGCTCGCCGTCGACATCGCCTCCGACAAGGACCTGACCGGGCAGCTGCTCGCGTCGGCCGGTCTGCCGGTGCCGCGGAGCGAGCTGGTCCGCGACGTCGACGCCGCCGTGTCCGCCGCGCGGCGCATCGGCTTCCCCGTGGTCGTCAAGCCGCTCGACGGCAACCACGGCCGGGGCGTCTGCCTGGACCTGCGCGACGAGCAGGCCGTCCGGGACTCCTTCGAGACCGCCCGCGAGCAGTCCCGCCGGGGCCACGTCCTGGTCGAGTCCTTCGTCACCGGCAAGGACTACCGCTGCCTGATCATCGGTGGCCGGATGCAGGCCATCGCCGAGCGGGTCCCTGCCCACGTGGTCGGCGACGGGCGGCATACGGTCTCCGAGCTGGTGGCGATCACCAACGACGACCCGCGCCGCGGGATCGGCCACGAGAAGGTGCTCACCAAGATCACGGTGGACGACGCGGCCGTCGCGCTGGTGCGCGCCCAGGGGCACGAGCTCGACTCCGTCGTCCCGGCCGGCGAGATGGTCAAGCTGGCGCTGACCGCCAACATGTCCACCGGCGGCATCTCCATCGACCGCACCTTCGACGCCCACCCGGACAACGTCGACATCGCCGAGGAGGCGGCCCAGCTCATCGGTCTGGACGTCGCGGGGATCGACTTCATCTGCCCGGACATCACCGAGCCGGTCCGCGAGACCGGCGGCGCGATCTGCGAGGTCAACGCGGCGCCCGGGTTCCGGATGCACACGCACCCGACCGAGGGCGAGCCGCAGTTCATCGCCAAGCCGGTCGTCGACCTGCTCTTCCCGCCCGGCGCGCCGTCGCGGGTGCCGATCATCGCGGTGACCGGGACCAACGGCAAGACCACCACCAGCCGGATGATCTCCCACATCTTCAAGGGCCTCGGCCGCAAGGTCGGGATGACCTCCACCGACGGCGTCGTCATCGACGAGCGCCTGGTCATCAAGGCCGACGCCTCCGGGCCCCGCTCGGCGCGCATGGTGCTGCAGAACCCCCGCGTCGACCTCGCCGTCATGGAGGTCGCCCGCGGCGGCATCATCCGCGAGGGTCTCGGCTACGACCGCAACGACGTCGCGGTCGTCACCAACGTCGCGTCGGACCACCTGGGGCTCAAGGGGATCGACACGCTCGAGCAGCTCGCCGCGGTCAAGCGGGTGGTGGTGGAGGCGGTGCCGCGCTCCGGCTACGCCGTGCTCAACGCCGACGACGAGCACGTGCGGGCCATGCGCCGCCGCTGCTCGGGCTCGATCGTGTGGTTCTCCCTCAAGGCGCCCGGCACCCCCGAGCGCACCATGATCGACGAGCACTGCCGCCGCGGCGGGCGGGCGGTCGTGCTGGAGGAGACCGAGCGCGGCGAGATGATCGTCATCCGCCAGGGCCGGCGCTCCATGCAGCTGGCCTTCACGCACCTGCTGCCGTCGACCTTCGAGGGCACCGCGCGGATGAACGTCGCCAACGCCCTGGCCGCCGCCGGCGCCGCCTTCGCGCTCGGGGCGCCGCTGCAGGACATCCGGCAGGGGCTGCGCACCTTCACCACGAGCTACTACCTCTCCCCCGGCCGCATGAACCTCCTGGCCGTCGACGGCGTGCAGATCATCGTCGACTACTGCCACAACGCCGCGGGGATGCGCATGCTGGGCGACTTCGCGCAGCGCTTCGCCGACCGGCAGGAGCAGCGCGGCGCGGGTGGGGCGGTGCGCCGCATCGGGATGGTGGCCACCGCGGGCGACCGCCGCGACGAGGACATCGCCGAGCTCGGCGCGGTGGCGGCGGAGTACTTCGACACCATCCTGGTGCGCGACGACGCCAACCTGCGGGGCCGCAAGCCCGGCGAGCAGGCCCAGCACCTGCGGCACGGGATCCAGCAGGCCCAGGCGGCCGGCACGGCGCGCTGCACCGACGACGAGGTGGTCCTCGACGAGCTCGAGGCGACCCGCCGGGCGCTCGAGCTGGCCCGGCCCGGCGACCTCGTCGTGCTCTGCGTCGACAAGCACGCCCGGGTGATGGAGTACCTCGAGCAGCGCACCAAGGTGGCGACCCCGCGCGGCGACAACGAGCAGGACGGCCCCGCCTTCGACCCCGACTTCGTGCGGGAGGACGACGCGGCGGTCGCGGGCGGCCCCGCGGTCGTCGAGCACGCCTGA